From the Phreatobacter oligotrophus genome, the window AGCGGTTTCGATCTTGGTAGCGCATGACACGCAGTCCATTCCGCCGATGCGGTAACGGGCTCTAACTGCTGATGGCGACATCCATTTTGGCTTTCGTGGGTTAATCTTCTTGCGATCCTGGCCAACACCCTACATCCTCTAGTGACTAGAGGAGCAAGCTGAAATGAAAAAGGCATTGCCGATTGGCCAGGCAGCCGCGCAATCAGGCGTGCAGGTGCCGACGATCCGCTACTACGAACAGATCGGGCTGCTGCCCTCGCCCTTGCGGTCGGAAGGCAACCGGCGCCTCTACAGCGAGGCGGAGATTCGGCGCCTCGCCTTCATCCGTCACGCTAGAGAGCTGGGCTTCGGGGTCGACGCGATCCGGGCGCTGCTCGCGCTTCAGGACAATCCCCAGCGGTCTTGCACGGAGGCAGATGTCATAGCCCGGGCCAGGCTTGCTGACGTCGAACATCGGATCGCGTCGCTCACGGCTTTGCGCAAGGTGCTGCGGCGGATGATTACGGCGTGCGCCGGTGGATCTGTATCCGAATGCATGGTCGTCGAGATGTTGGCGGAGAATAGTCAGCTTCGCAATCCCAAAAAGGGCTAGCCACGGCAGATCAGCGCGAGCCAACTCTTCACGACCGAGGAGGGACACCACGGCACTGCCGATCCCAGACGCCGATGGACTTCGCCGCCACGTTCCACCCGCGGCGGGATCAGACGCTATGCCTCGCAAATGGCTCCGCGTCTGTCGATACCGTTCAACCCGCCGACAGGGTCCAACCAACCGCCGGAACGAACTCACGGCTGACTAGAAACTGGGGGCAACGTTAGGCAGATGAAGGAGTGGAGAATGAACCGTCCCGGTTTTGCTGGAGGCTGGTTGTCTTAAGTTATGCGGCCATCGCTGTCTCTGCCAACCAGGCGTAGTAGCGTTCCTCGGCCTCGGCCGGCGGGATGTTAAGGATGGGCTCAAAAAGGCGGCGCTTGTTGAACCAGTCGACCCAGGTCAGCGTCGCGAACCCGACGGAGGGCTCAATGCCAGCCTAGGCCAGGCTCTCGGTTCACGGCTTTGAGGCTTCGGCGTCTTGCGCGAGAGGTCCGCGCATCCAGCATGCCGTCTTGGCGGCGGTCGCCGAGCGCACATGAGCGCCAAGTCTTCGGGAACGAGACCCTCGACGGCATGGACCGTTGCAGCACCGTACCGGCCAAGCCCCAGATCCATGGTGCGGCTGAAGGCAATGGCACCGGCGTGAACGTCGGCCAACCTCCGGGCAAGCAGAATGGCCTCGTGTGGAGTTGCGGTTGCCTCTTCAAGGACCGGCATCAATGTGCCGTCCTTGCCCACCCCAAATGTGACGACCACGTGATAACTGATGCCACTCATACGCGACCCCTCGGTACAAGAACAAAGAGTGAACATAGCGCCTGGCGGTTGCGGTTAAGTCAACCCAATAGAACGAAGACAGATTTCCATGCTGACACGCAGCGGCATAGCTCGGTGCGGAGAACACCTGTCAGCAGGTGAATGCGCGGGGCGGATTAGGTCTACGCACATACTCCACCCGCCCCTTCTGTTTTGTTCTCGACAGATCGGAGGAGATTACATTGACAGAGAACTTCCGTCGGAAAAACAATATACGGACCAATCACTTCTGGAAACGGACTCGGATATAATCGCCAGAAAGCCAGTCGGGACTCCGCTGCAATCAGTAATGAGACTCCGTTGCTGGCGAATCGTGATGATCGGAAGTTCGTCTTCTCAGCCAGTTAGAGCGGATGTGGGACTCCGATCAGAGAACGCCTACTAAGCAGCTGGAAGCGGGCGAGCAGCATGGCCGCGACCTCCTGCGGGGTGCGCTCCAGATGCTGGCGCGACCAGGCGGGCGTGGCATGGATCACATAGGTGGTCGACCCGGCGGCCCGCCCGGGCTTAGAGGAATCGGCCGCAATCCAGGCGATGGCCTCGTCGGTCGGCCGCAGCGAGACGCCGATCGGATCGTCGATGGCGCCAAAGGCGATCATCAGCGCCCAGCAGGGGGCGTAGCGGGCCCGCGCCGTGCCGGACCAGTCGATTCCCGCCGAGGCGAGGATCGGGGCAGCCTGCGGGGCCGGCGTCGCGACGATGACGCCGTCGAAGCCCTCGGGCGGCGTCTCATAGCCCTCGGCGGAGGCGATCCGCCAGCGCGCGCCGTCGCGGTCGAGGCGGGTGACGGTCTGGCTCGGGATGATCGACAGGCCGCGGGCGAAGGCCCGGCCGACGGCGCTCATGCCAGGCGTGCCGACATAGCCGACCTCGCCCCAGGCGGCGGCGCCGCCATCGCCCACCAGGGCCTCGACCTCGCGGACGAAGCCGTCGCCGCGGGCGGTGAAGAACTGCGCGCCATGATCGAACTGTAGGCCTTCGGCACGGCGCGTCGCCATCCGGCCGCCGACGCCGCGGCTCTTGTCAAAGATGCTGACGTCGCACCCTGCCCCCGCCAGGCGCCGGGCGGCCGCAAGGCCCGCCATGCCACCACCGATCACTGCCCACCGTCGCGTCATGCGCATGCCCTGTCATCGCTGCTCATCAGGGTCTACGCGCCAGAAGCGCTGGGCGATCAAATGCGGGCGGCAATTTTGTGCTGATGGCCCGCTACATCCCCCGCGCACGAGGCCGGCAGAGCCGTGTCAGCCGGCCAGCAGCGCGCCATAGCCCTCGCGCTTTGCCGTGACGCCGGCGAGGCGCAAGGCATTCCACAGGCTCGCCTGATTGGCCGTCACGACCGGCCGCCCGAGCCGCGCTTCCAGCTCGGCGATGATGCCGACGCAGCGGAAGCCGGTGCCTGCGAGAAGGATGCCATCGGCATGGGCCGGGCATTGTTCGAGCACCTGCGCCATCAGCCCTTCGGTCTCCTGCGCCGTCGCCATGCCTGCGGGATAGAGCCCGTCGGGCGGCAGCGCGTCCCAGGGCGCAGGCGGCCGGTAGCGCCAGATGGCCGATGCGGGCGTGCCATATCCGTCGAGATAGCGGCCGGCGGCGGTGAGCACGCTGTCCGACATCCAGGCGGGCATGACCAGGAACGGCCGGGTCACACCGAGATGGGCGAGCGCCGCGCGCACGTCGGCGCCGTTGGTGGTCGGGCGAACCTTCGGGCCCAGCGCTGCGCCAAGCGCCGTGATCGTCGCCTCGTCCCAGCCCGGACCGCCGACGAGGCTGCTGGAGGAATGGCCGAGCACCGCCACGTCGACGCCGATGGCCACGAAATCACGGCAGCCGCGGACGAGATCTTCACACAGCGTGACCCCTGTCCTGTCGGTGGTCCAGGGCGCCCAGGGCGACCCGGCGGTGACGCGGGCGGCATGGATCGACACGCCCGCCGGGGCCATGGCCCACCATTCGGCCTCGGGCACCACCTCGCGGCCGACAATGAACATGCCGATGCGCGCGAGTTCTCCCCAATTGTCCTTGGCCATGCGAGCGCCTCCCCTCCCCCGGTTGGATCGCGGAGAGGGCGCGAGGTCAAGCAGGGCCTTGCCAATCATTCCATTATGATGGAATCATCATCTCTCTTGAGAGAGAATGGCATGCGATTGAGACGGCAGCGGCGGATCGGACCATTGGCGGCAGCGACTGCCCGGGTTCG encodes:
- a CDS encoding MerR family transcriptional regulator, whose protein sequence is MKKALPIGQAAAQSGVQVPTIRYYEQIGLLPSPLRSEGNRRLYSEAEIRRLAFIRHARELGFGVDAIRALLALQDNPQRSCTEADVIARARLADVEHRIASLTALRKVLRRMITACAGGSVSECMVVEMLAENSQLRNPKKG
- a CDS encoding maleate cis-trans isomerase family protein; protein product: MAKDNWGELARIGMFIVGREVVPEAEWWAMAPAGVSIHAARVTAGSPWAPWTTDRTGVTLCEDLVRGCRDFVAIGVDVAVLGHSSSSLVGGPGWDEATITALGAALGPKVRPTTNGADVRAALAHLGVTRPFLVMPAWMSDSVLTAAGRYLDGYGTPASAIWRYRPPAPWDALPPDGLYPAGMATAQETEGLMAQVLEQCPAHADGILLAGTGFRCVGIIAELEARLGRPVVTANQASLWNALRLAGVTAKREGYGALLAG
- a CDS encoding NAD(P)/FAD-dependent oxidoreductase — protein: MTRRWAVIGGGMAGLAAARRLAGAGCDVSIFDKSRGVGGRMATRRAEGLQFDHGAQFFTARGDGFVREVEALVGDGGAAAWGEVGYVGTPGMSAVGRAFARGLSIIPSQTVTRLDRDGARWRIASAEGYETPPEGFDGVIVATPAPQAAPILASAGIDWSGTARARYAPCWALMIAFGAIDDPIGVSLRPTDEAIAWIAADSSKPGRAAGSTTYVIHATPAWSRQHLERTPQEVAAMLLARFQLLSRRSLIGVPHPL